In Epinephelus lanceolatus isolate andai-2023 chromosome 16, ASM4190304v1, whole genome shotgun sequence, one DNA window encodes the following:
- the LOC117263896 gene encoding small conductance calcium-activated potassium channel protein 2-like — translation MEHSPSMNLSVVDGDDVEDQRPLLPPRMVPPPQACSPQCGIHHTVQTADHTVWLDRTQAMATTPLYNGHLYVTPSPRSNRRADKGKEKKCEKRSGGRRQNQAHKECNHQCKAKNAGAHRLQEKVTSFTDVPISPCGSPFKGPCRSHLEVTDVEGRGRRKSGNVSLEMHDRQSLPEIIITSKDDDFQPPCETFPHRQDMTEGKGHLPGAECPGPNPNPNSQISPKHKEGTKDDPYWKTHNIGWRLVRRRALFLRRQRLNDCALAVGIFGMVLMVMETELSWSVYSKSSVYSLALKSIISFSTIILLGLIIAYHCCEVQLYVHDIGAEDWRIAMTSDRLALVALELAAVAIHPYPVGLMEYFEMTFQHTTPHLPLSETELEIVLALPMFLRLYLLGRAMMLHSRLFTDTASRSIGALNKIHFNTRFVGKTLMTTYPGTVLMIFSVSLWIVAAWGLHVCERHHNYRDLSSNYMEALWMISVTFLSIGYGDVVPHTYCGRSICLLTGIMGAGCTVLVVAVVARKLELTRAEKHVHNFMMDSHISKRIKIAAANVLRETWLIYKHTKLSRERDHTRVRMHQRKLLLAIHQLRRVKIEKRILADQGNTLVDLCKMQTLMYDVLSEVQGCRGELDSHIHSLEKHVEELREGFRSLMPLLSSTLSTQNSSIRHLLREREVKSETAGASVDR, via the exons ATGGAGCACTCACCCTCTATGAACTTGTCAGTGGTGGATGGAGACGACGTGGAGGACCAGCGTCCCCTCCTCCCACCGAGGATGGTTCCTCCACCTCAGGCCTGCTCTCCGCAGTGCGGGATACACCACACGGTCCAAACAGCCGATCACACCGTGTGGCTGGACAGGACCCAGGCCATGGCCACCACACCTTTATACAACGGCCACCTCTATGTCACACCTTCACCTCGCTCCAACAGGAGGGCAGACAAAGGCAAAGAGAAGAAATGTGAGAAAAGGTCAGGGGGGCGTCGACAAAACCAGGCACACAAGGAGTGTAATCACCAGTGCAAAGCCAAAAACGCAGGAGCTCACAGACTCCAGGAGAAAGTCACCTCTTTCACTGACGTCCCCATTTCTCCCTGCGGGTCGCCCTTTAAGGGCCCCTGCAGGTCACACTTAGAGGTCACAGATGTTGAAGGCAGAGGGCGCCGCAAGTCAGGCAACGTTTCTCTGGAGATGCATGACCGTCAGAGTCTCCCAGAGATCATCATCACCAGCAAAGATGATGACTTCCAGCCACCCTGTGAGACATTCCCACATCGCCAAGATATGACTGAGGGCAAAGGTCATCTGCCAGGAGCCGAGTGCCCAGGTCCGAATCCAAATCCCAATTCTCAGATCAGCCCAAAACACAAGGAGGGCACTAAGGACGACCCGTACTGGAAGACTCACAACATCGGCTGGCGGCTGGTCCGCAGGAGGGCTCTGTTTTTGAGGAGGCAGCGGCTGAATGACTGTGCCCTGGCGGTGGGGATATTCGGGATGGTGCTGATGGTGATGGAGACAGAGCTTTCCTGGAGCGTCTACAGCaag AGCTCCGTGTATTCCCTCGCACTCAAGTCCATCATCAGTTTTTCTACCATCATCCTGCTGGGCCTCATCATAGCGTACCACTGCTGTGAGGTTCAG CTTTACGTTCATGACATTGGTGCAGAAGATTGGCGGATTGCCATGACAAGCGACCGTTTGGCTCTGGTAGCCCTGGAGCTGGCTGCGGTGGCCATCCACCCCTATCCGGTTGGCCTGATGGAGTACTTTGAGATGACCTTCCAGCACACCACGCCTCACCTGCCGCTGTCGGAAACCGAGCTGGAGATTGTCCTGGCTCTGCCCATGTTCCTGAGGCTCTACCTGCTGGGCCGGGCCATGATGCTGCACAGCCGCCTCTTCACTGACACTGCATCTCGCAGCATCGGAGCGCTCAACAAG ATACACTTCAACACCAGGTTTGTGGGGAAAACACTAATGACCACCTACCCTGGGACTGTGCTGATGATTTTCAGCGTCTCTCTATGGATTGTGGCCGCGTGGGGCTTACATGTTTGTGAGAG ACACCACAACTACAGGGACCTGAGCAGCAACTACATGGAGGCCCTGTGGATGATCTCTGTCACCTTCTTGTCCATCGGTTACGGAGACGTGGTGCCTCACACCTACTGTGGTCGCAGCATCTGCCTCCTCACTGGGATAATG GGAGCTGGCTGCACAGTCCTGGTGGTGGCGGTGGTTGCTAGGAAGCTGGAGTTGACCCGGGCAGAGAAACACGTCCATAACTTTATGATGGATTCTCACATCTCCAAGAGG ATAAAAATTGCTGCAGCAAATGTGCTGAGAGAGACTTGGCTTATCTACAAACACACTAAGCTGTCAAGAGAAAGAGACCACACCAGAGTCCGCATGCACCAGCGGAAGTTGCTTCTGGCCATCCACCA GTTGCGGCGGGTGAAGATAGAAAAGAGGATACTTGCAGACCAGGGTAACACTCTGGTTGATCTCTGCAAG ATGCAAACCCTGATGTATGACGTGCTGTCAGAGGTGCAGGGCTGCAGGGGGGAGCTGGACTCACACATCCACAGCCTGGAGAAGCACGTGGAGGAGCTGAGGGAGGGTTTCAGGAGCCTGATGCCGCTCCTGTCCAGCACCCTGTCCACACAGAACTCCTCCATCCGCCACCTgctcagagagagggaggtgaaGTCAGAGACTGCTGGTGCGAGTGTGGACAGGTAG
- the rps27.1 gene encoding 40S ribosomal protein S27.1 has protein sequence MPLAKDLLHPSPEEEKRRHKKKRLVQSPNSYFMDVKCPGCYKITTVFSHAQTVVLCVGCSTVLCQPTGGKARLTEGCSFRRKQH, from the exons ATGCCA CTCGCAAAAGACTTGTTGCACCCATCccctgaggaggagaagaggaggcaCAAGAAGAAGCGTCTTGTTCAGAGTCCCAACTCTTACTTCATGGATGTGAAATGTCCAG GATGCTACAAGATCACGACGGTGTTCAGTCATGCTCAGACGGTCGTGCTGTGTGTTGGCTGTTCAACAGTCCTTTGTCAGCCTACCGGAGGCAAAGCACGTCTCACAGAGG GGTGCTCATTCAGGAGGAAGCAGCACTAG